The Virgibacillus phasianinus genome includes a window with the following:
- the corA gene encoding magnesium/cobalt transporter CorA, with amino-acid sequence MITIYAQRENEKFVETITLDDLKKNHFAWYWVDFEIPTETETKLLESYFRFHPLAVEDCMHDLQRPKLDYYDDHTFFVIHSLAQQSFEKKEIDIFIGDHYIVTYHKERSTYTQAVGNLLKRKNNKAVMDEYYVFYQLLDFVVDQYFPMVYEIEDHINAIEDNTNKLSMEELLEQLFDRRGELLTLRQTVHPMRDLLYRILNTHHLDGVHERKEYFADIHDHLIKVADIIASNREMTQDIRDSYLSLNAHQTNRTMQVLTVISVIFMPLTFIVGIYGMNFTFMPELDEKYGYLVVWLIMLIISIGMYVWFRKKGWFD; translated from the coding sequence ATGATTACCATATATGCACAACGTGAGAACGAAAAATTTGTTGAAACAATTACCTTAGATGACCTAAAAAAGAATCATTTTGCTTGGTACTGGGTAGATTTTGAAATTCCTACTGAAACGGAAACGAAACTTCTGGAATCTTATTTTCGGTTTCATCCGCTGGCGGTAGAAGATTGTATGCATGATTTGCAGCGCCCCAAGCTTGATTATTATGACGACCATACGTTTTTTGTAATTCATTCGCTGGCACAGCAGTCATTCGAAAAAAAGGAAATAGATATTTTTATAGGTGACCACTATATAGTTACCTACCATAAAGAGCGGTCGACATATACACAGGCAGTTGGCAACTTGCTGAAAAGGAAAAACAATAAAGCGGTAATGGATGAGTATTATGTTTTTTATCAACTGCTTGATTTCGTAGTTGATCAATATTTTCCAATGGTATATGAAATTGAGGATCATATTAATGCAATAGAAGACAATACAAACAAATTGTCGATGGAAGAGCTGTTGGAACAACTGTTTGATCGGAGAGGCGAACTGTTGACCCTTCGTCAGACCGTTCACCCAATGCGCGATTTATTGTACCGTATTCTAAATACCCATCATTTAGACGGAGTACATGAACGAAAGGAATACTTTGCAGATATTCACGACCATTTAATAAAAGTGGCAGACATTATCGCATCCAACAGAGAAATGACACAGGATATAAGAGACAGCTATTTATCCTTGAATGCACATCAAACGAATCGGACGATGCAGGTGTTAACAGTTATCTCAGTAATTTTTATGCCGCTGACATTTATTGTCGGTATTTATGGGATGAATTTCACATTTATGCCCGAACTCGATGAAAAATATGGGTATTTAGTCGTTTGGCTGATCATGCTTATTATTTCTATAGGCATGTATGTATGGTTTAGAAAAAAAGGCTGGTTTGACTGA
- a CDS encoding C40 family peptidase has translation MKKSIVTLTTVAVVGVGSMFVNSTVHAESMSDLKSKQSEVHNERSSVKANLSDAEAKIADVMIDLKERNNKIEKVEKALKQNQAKMDETKVKVNDTKDKVNKLEEEVKTLEDEIEARYEILKDRIVSYQKSGGNIGYMDVIFGSKSFGEFISRVSAVNKITNSDEELMKEQEKAKKEVEEKQDKVEKKLEDLKEMKTELEGMKETILVQKEKNEEAKAELKDKKENLVAMKEELQIKDSSLAAIETEVSDSIAQKNIEQERAVAAAEVADAEKDHQNDTNDDSGKLATLSSKSSSDSEQKKTTQSEPSVSHSGSGGVSAAINAGFPYIGTPYVWNGESPSGFDCSGFIAWAFRQGGISLPSSTSALQSVGSKVSYSNAQPGDLVFFNTYKTNGHVGIYLGGGKFIGAQNSTGLAVANMTSGYWADHFAGHVRRVR, from the coding sequence TTGAAAAAGTCAATAGTTACTCTAACTACTGTAGCGGTGGTTGGTGTTGGAAGTATGTTTGTAAATAGTACAGTCCATGCAGAATCAATGTCAGATTTAAAAAGCAAGCAATCAGAAGTACATAATGAACGATCATCCGTAAAAGCAAATCTATCAGATGCTGAAGCCAAAATTGCAGACGTAATGATAGATTTAAAGGAACGCAATAACAAAATTGAGAAGGTCGAAAAGGCGTTAAAACAAAATCAGGCTAAAATGGACGAAACAAAAGTAAAAGTAAATGATACAAAAGACAAAGTGAATAAATTAGAAGAAGAAGTTAAAACACTGGAAGACGAAATCGAAGCGAGATATGAAATTCTAAAAGACCGGATTGTTTCCTACCAAAAAAGCGGTGGCAATATAGGTTATATGGATGTAATTTTTGGTTCTAAAAGTTTTGGCGAATTTATCAGCCGAGTTTCAGCAGTAAATAAAATAACTAATTCCGACGAAGAATTAATGAAAGAACAAGAAAAAGCAAAAAAAGAAGTTGAAGAAAAACAGGATAAAGTTGAGAAAAAACTGGAAGATTTAAAAGAAATGAAAACAGAACTTGAAGGTATGAAAGAAACAATTTTAGTTCAAAAAGAAAAAAATGAAGAGGCAAAAGCAGAGTTAAAAGATAAAAAAGAAAATCTTGTAGCAATGAAAGAAGAACTGCAAATCAAAGATAGTTCACTTGCGGCGATTGAAACAGAAGTTAGCGATAGTATTGCTCAAAAAAATATCGAGCAGGAACGTGCAGTAGCAGCAGCCGAAGTAGCAGATGCTGAGAAGGATCATCAAAACGATACTAATGATGATTCAGGTAAGTTGGCTACATTAAGCAGTAAAAGTTCATCTGATTCAGAACAAAAGAAGACTACACAAAGTGAACCAAGTGTTTCGCATTCTGGTAGCGGTGGGGTAAGTGCTGCAATCAATGCTGGATTCCCATATATTGGAACACCATATGTTTGGAATGGTGAAAGTCCAAGTGGATTTGATTGCTCTGGATTTATAGCATGGGCATTTAGACAAGGTGGTATTTCACTTCCATCAAGTACATCAGCACTTCAAAGCGTTGGAAGCAAGGTTTCCTACAGTAACGCTCAACCTGGTGATCTAGTATTCTTTAATACGTATAAAACAAATGGCCATGTAGGTATCTACCTTGGTGGCGGTAAATTTATCGGCGCTCAAAATTCAACAGGCTTGGCAGTTGCAAATATGACTAGTGGTTATTGGGCAGATCATTTTGCTGGACATGTTCGTCGCGTACGCTAA
- a CDS encoding nitroreductase family protein translates to MKNVKEHRTAAHDIDPIYLQRWSPRSFLDKEVPESVLHSVFEAARWAPSAANMQPWHFVVARNDKDRNKFLTFINENNVAWCKRAPVLLAITSKMDSERSGDNVTHAFDTGAAWGYLALEATRKGLVTHGMGGFDREKAREVLQIPDNYAIQAVVAIGYMGGKELLDEKFHDREKPSNRKEVGEFISEGLFDKE, encoded by the coding sequence ATGAAAAATGTAAAGGAACATCGTACAGCGGCACATGATATTGATCCAATCTACTTACAAAGATGGTCACCACGATCATTTTTAGATAAAGAAGTACCGGAAAGTGTTCTGCACAGTGTATTTGAAGCAGCTCGCTGGGCACCTTCTGCGGCAAATATGCAGCCATGGCATTTTGTTGTGGCGCGTAACGATAAAGATCGAAATAAGTTTCTAACCTTTATTAATGAAAACAATGTAGCGTGGTGTAAGCGGGCACCGGTTTTACTAGCCATTACATCAAAAATGGACTCGGAACGATCTGGTGACAATGTTACACATGCTTTCGATACAGGCGCGGCATGGGGTTATTTAGCACTAGAAGCTACCCGTAAAGGGCTTGTTACACATGGTATGGGAGGTTTCGACAGGGAGAAAGCACGGGAGGTGTTGCAAATTCCTGACAACTATGCCATTCAAGCGGTTGTTGCAATTGGTTATATGGGCGGAAAAGAATTATTGGACGAAAAATTTCATGACAGGGAAAAGCCATCTAACCGTAAGGAAGTAGGCGAATTCATTTCAGAAGGATTGTTTGATAAAGAATAG
- a CDS encoding BCCT family transporter encodes MEKHTYKNPVFFISVIIVALLVLIGAIWPGKFKVGAEALFGFTTINFGWFYLLAVFIFVLFLIAISITKYGKVRLGPADSRPEYPFFTWIGMLFSAGFGAGLVFWGVAEPMSHFFNTPFPGLEAQSEEAARVAMGYAFFHWGVSQWSVFAIVGLVIAFLQFKKGKKGLISTSIKPVIGKNKGIATTIDSLAVIATVMGVATSLGLGILQMNGGLKTVFNVPDSLWIQIAIAGIMLLFYLLSSSTGLNKGIKWLSNLNLGLCLLLLLFVFFTGPTVFILNTFVLGLGDYLANFVQYSLRLSPYTGETWVRDWTIFYWAWAIAWSPFVGAFVARVSKGRTIREFVFGVLIVPPAIACLWIAAFGGTALFSDLNNGTKIAEAVNSDLSVALFKTFAGLPLPDIMSVLAIFLIFTFLVTSADSATYILGSMTSKGSLNPGLSGKIIWGTLITAIAVVLIIAGGLNALQTASLVSALPFTVILLLMLIAFVKMLKKEKLK; translated from the coding sequence ATGGAAAAACATACATATAAAAATCCAGTATTTTTTATATCTGTAATAATTGTGGCATTATTGGTTTTAATTGGAGCCATCTGGCCTGGTAAGTTTAAGGTTGGGGCTGAGGCTTTATTTGGTTTTACTACTATTAACTTTGGTTGGTTTTATTTATTAGCAGTATTTATTTTTGTTCTGTTTTTAATTGCAATATCGATTACTAAATATGGAAAGGTAAGACTCGGTCCAGCCGACTCCCGCCCGGAATATCCATTTTTCACTTGGATTGGCATGCTATTTTCTGCAGGATTTGGTGCAGGATTAGTATTCTGGGGTGTTGCAGAACCAATGAGCCATTTTTTCAACACACCTTTTCCTGGACTGGAAGCTCAGTCAGAAGAGGCAGCCAGAGTGGCAATGGGGTATGCCTTTTTCCACTGGGGTGTCAGTCAATGGTCCGTATTTGCAATTGTAGGACTGGTAATTGCTTTCTTACAGTTTAAGAAAGGGAAAAAAGGATTAATTTCTACTTCGATTAAGCCCGTAATAGGTAAAAACAAAGGTATTGCTACAACGATAGATTCATTGGCTGTTATTGCGACAGTTATGGGTGTAGCAACATCATTAGGGCTGGGTATATTGCAAATGAATGGTGGTCTTAAGACTGTCTTTAATGTTCCGGATTCACTATGGATACAAATAGCGATAGCCGGGATTATGTTGTTGTTTTATTTGCTGTCATCAAGTACAGGACTTAATAAAGGAATTAAATGGCTTAGTAATTTAAACCTTGGCCTTTGTCTCTTACTTCTACTGTTTGTCTTCTTTACCGGTCCAACTGTATTTATTTTAAATACATTCGTATTGGGACTTGGTGACTACCTTGCTAATTTCGTGCAATACAGTTTACGGTTGTCGCCGTACACTGGAGAAACGTGGGTACGTGATTGGACCATCTTCTACTGGGCATGGGCAATTGCATGGTCACCATTTGTGGGTGCCTTCGTTGCCCGCGTCTCGAAAGGCAGAACGATCAGGGAATTTGTGTTTGGGGTGTTAATTGTTCCACCGGCAATTGCTTGTTTATGGATCGCGGCTTTCGGCGGTACAGCGTTATTTAGTGACTTGAACAATGGCACAAAAATTGCTGAAGCAGTAAACAGTGATTTATCAGTAGCGCTATTTAAAACATTCGCTGGGCTGCCATTACCAGATATTATGTCCGTACTGGCTATCTTTTTAATCTTTACCTTCCTGGTAACATCAGCCGACTCTGCTACTTATATCCTAGGCAGTATGACTTCAAAAGGCAGTCTTAACCCAGGTCTTTCAGGTAAGATCATCTGGGGAACATTAATTACAGCAATTGCTGTTGTCTTAATAATTGCTGGTGGGCTAAATGCATTGCAAACTGCATCACTTGTATCTGCACTGCCGTTTACTGTAATACTGTTACTGATGCTCATTGCATTTGTTAAAATGCTTAAAAAAGAGAAATTAAAATGA
- a CDS encoding YitT family protein, translated as MLKKTVAILIGSVFIALGINLFVIPNHLLDGGIIGIGLIAKYALGLKPGLTIIILSLPIYLFAWKYVRSYFYNGIHGLLISSFFIDLFHPLSHVASYPILISSLSGGILIGIGISFLLATKSSAGGTDLLALMVSKKTQINVGVLIFIIDIVVIFLGWLLIPNAHVIYSGIMIIVVGLTTSVITSISD; from the coding sequence ATGCTTAAAAAAACCGTTGCAATCCTGATTGGAAGTGTATTTATCGCACTTGGCATTAATCTATTTGTAATCCCAAATCATTTACTTGATGGCGGAATAATAGGTATCGGGTTAATTGCAAAATATGCACTAGGGTTAAAGCCAGGACTTACTATCATTATTTTAAGTCTGCCTATCTATTTGTTTGCATGGAAATATGTAAGATCATATTTCTATAATGGTATCCACGGACTATTAATCAGTTCGTTCTTTATAGACCTTTTCCATCCATTATCACACGTCGCTTCCTACCCTATTTTAATTTCTTCACTTAGTGGAGGCATATTAATAGGGATTGGAATCAGTTTTTTGCTTGCGACCAAATCAAGCGCTGGTGGAACAGATTTATTAGCGTTAATGGTTTCAAAAAAAACTCAGATTAATGTAGGTGTTCTGATTTTTATCATTGATATTGTTGTCATATTCCTTGGCTGGCTATTAATTCCTAACGCACACGTGATTTATTCCGGAATTATGATTATTGTTGTTGGACTTACAACATCCGTTATCACCTCGATTTCAGATTAG
- a CDS encoding DMT family transporter, with amino-acid sequence MKKEWNTVFLAGLFEIGWVVGLKHAESTLGWIGTVICIYVSMHLLIIASKNLPVGTTYAVFTGIGTAGTVLLDIVLFNEPFNVTKILLIALLLGGVIGLKTITTGTKEAEH; translated from the coding sequence ATGAAAAAAGAATGGAATACTGTATTTCTTGCGGGGTTATTTGAAATTGGCTGGGTCGTGGGACTGAAGCATGCAGAAAGCACACTTGGCTGGATTGGAACAGTGATTTGCATTTATGTAAGTATGCACCTATTAATTATTGCATCCAAAAATCTTCCAGTTGGAACCACATATGCCGTATTTACGGGAATTGGCACTGCAGGAACAGTTCTCTTGGATATCGTTTTATTTAATGAGCCCTTTAACGTGACAAAGATACTATTGATTGCGTTGCTTCTAGGTGGTGTAATCGGTCTTAAGACCATTACTACTGGAACAAAGGAGGCTGAACATTAA
- a CDS encoding DMT family transporter, with product MAWIFLVMAGFGEVVGVIGINKVNQNKNISSLLILFSGFLISFVFLSIAMETIRMSTAYAVWTGIGTVGSALIGILIYNESADWRRIVFIAMILSAAIGLKLIS from the coding sequence ATGGCTTGGATATTTTTAGTGATGGCGGGTTTTGGTGAAGTTGTTGGTGTGATCGGAATTAATAAGGTTAATCAAAATAAAAACATATCATCATTGCTCATTTTATTTAGCGGATTCCTCATTAGCTTTGTCTTTTTGTCCATTGCAATGGAAACGATTCGAATGAGTACGGCTTACGCTGTTTGGACAGGAATAGGGACCGTTGGCAGTGCTTTGATTGGGATTCTGATTTATAATGAGTCAGCAGACTGGCGCCGGATCGTGTTCATTGCGATGATCCTGTCTGCCGCTATAGGATTAAAGCTTATCAGTTAA
- the crcB gene encoding fluoride efflux transporter CrcB, with product MNIILVAIGGFFGSILRYHISIKANKHLIGTWIANMLGSALLGFLYRLHFTNTLSDWSWMLLGVGFCGAFTTFSTFGNETLLLVLNKKYKHAITYVISSLVVSFLLVSVIFIAV from the coding sequence ATGAATATTATATTAGTCGCTATCGGAGGATTCTTCGGAAGCATCCTCCGTTATCATATATCCATTAAAGCCAATAAACACCTGATTGGTACCTGGATTGCTAATATGCTGGGATCAGCGTTATTAGGATTTCTGTACCGCCTCCACTTTACCAACACCCTTTCTGATTGGTCCTGGATGTTACTGGGGGTTGGGTTTTGCGGGGCATTCACAACCTTTTCAACGTTTGGAAATGAAACATTGCTGTTGGTTCTTAATAAAAAATATAAGCATGCCATTACATACGTTATAAGTTCCTTGGTTGTATCATTTTTACTTGTTTCAGTCATTTTCATCGCTGTTTGA
- the crcB gene encoding fluoride efflux transporter CrcB, translating to MQSKKLYLAVGIGGMVGAACRYSLSYLMPTEESSFPFATLVANLLGCFLLSFLLNQFQIKRKLSKELFVAIGTGVIGSFTTFSTFMVETASLFADNLLLTISYVAISIIGGLLFCFAGYTLATRKRGAA from the coding sequence TTGCAATCTAAGAAATTGTATTTAGCAGTTGGTATTGGCGGTATGGTGGGAGCCGCTTGTCGCTATAGTTTGTCGTATCTTATGCCAACTGAGGAAAGCAGTTTTCCATTTGCAACATTGGTGGCCAATTTACTCGGATGCTTTCTATTAAGTTTCTTATTAAATCAATTCCAGATTAAACGAAAACTATCTAAAGAGCTTTTTGTCGCAATTGGCACAGGTGTGATCGGTTCATTTACAACTTTTTCGACTTTTATGGTAGAGACAGCATCTTTGTTTGCGGACAACTTACTATTAACTATTAGCTATGTTGCCATTAGTATCATAGGTGGTCTGCTCTTTTGCTTTGCCGGATATACGTTAGCCACCAGGAAACGTGGTGCAGCATGA
- a CDS encoding Fur family transcriptional regulator: MKHTEAIRKLKENGYKSTAKREDILTFFMDADGYRTAKDLIQYLEPTYEGISFDTVYRNLHLFDEVGILETTELNGEKHFRISCTHHHHHHFICKDCGKTKEIDVCPMNEVQNTLANYLIEGHKFEIYGLCPACKSA, from the coding sequence ATGAAACACACAGAAGCAATTCGCAAACTAAAAGAAAACGGGTATAAATCAACAGCAAAGCGCGAGGATATTTTAACCTTTTTCATGGATGCAGATGGTTACCGGACTGCTAAGGATCTCATTCAGTATCTTGAACCTACTTATGAAGGGATTAGCTTTGATACAGTTTACCGGAATCTGCACCTGTTCGATGAAGTTGGAATTCTGGAGACAACAGAACTTAATGGTGAGAAGCATTTTCGGATCTCATGCACACATCACCATCACCACCATTTTATTTGCAAGGACTGTGGAAAAACGAAGGAAATTGATGTTTGTCCAATGAATGAGGTACAAAACACCCTTGCAAACTACCTGATTGAAGGGCATAAATTTGAAATATACGGGCTCTGCCCCGCATGTAAAAGCGCGTGA
- a CDS encoding metal ABC transporter permease yields the protein MLADILEYDFLRNTFLTGLLIGIIAPLLGTFIVVRRLSLIADALSHVTLAGIAFGLLLEKKFATTIITPLYGGMIFSVLGSIFIEKLRGVYKAYEELAIPIILSGGVGLSVIFISLADGFNTELFNYLFGSVSAVSQKDFLTILGISVFVIIIIFLFYKELITLSFDEEHAKVSGIHAKRIHLLFIILTALVIAASIRIVGVLLVSALMTLPVAASMRLARGFKQTIILSVVFGETAVILGLLSGYYFSIPPGGTIVMISIVILLFSIGIKKYAKKKVVN from the coding sequence ATGCTTGCAGACATTTTAGAATATGACTTTTTAAGAAATACATTTTTAACTGGGCTTTTAATTGGCATAATTGCTCCCTTGCTTGGTACATTTATCGTGGTAAGGCGCTTATCTTTGATTGCGGATGCTCTTTCACATGTTACACTGGCAGGGATCGCATTTGGTTTATTATTGGAAAAGAAATTCGCAACAACCATTATTACGCCATTGTACGGCGGTATGATTTTTTCAGTACTCGGATCGATTTTCATTGAGAAACTGCGGGGCGTTTACAAAGCATATGAGGAACTGGCCATTCCCATCATTTTATCTGGCGGAGTTGGACTAAGCGTTATTTTTATTTCACTAGCAGATGGCTTCAATACGGAACTATTTAATTATTTATTTGGATCTGTATCGGCTGTCAGTCAAAAGGATTTTTTAACCATTCTTGGAATATCTGTTTTTGTTATAATAATCATCTTTTTGTTTTATAAGGAATTAATTACTTTGTCGTTTGATGAAGAACATGCAAAAGTGTCTGGAATACATGCCAAACGAATTCACCTTCTCTTTATTATCCTAACCGCATTGGTGATTGCGGCTTCCATACGAATTGTTGGTGTTTTGCTTGTTTCAGCTCTAATGACTCTACCAGTTGCAGCAAGCATGCGATTGGCAAGAGGTTTTAAACAAACAATTATCCTTTCAGTTGTATTTGGCGAGACAGCTGTTATTCTAGGATTATTATCTGGTTATTATTTCAGTATTCCCCCAGGCGGGACAATTGTTATGATTTCTATAGTTATTTTACTGTTTTCTATTGGAATAAAGAAATATGCTAAAAAGAAAGTGGTGAATTAA
- a CDS encoding metal ABC transporter ATP-binding protein, with protein MAKAIVAMKDVDYAYDNNAALSNINFEIPKGAFMGLVGPNGGGKTTLIKLILGILKPDHGTISLFNQPITKFKDWNQIGFVSQKSNSFNKGFPATVFEVVSMGLTAKIGYLKFFKKQDKAKILEAIEQVGMSDYTHQNIGNLSGGQQQRIFIARSLVSDPQLLILDEPTVGVDNENVKRFYELLHRLNKQRNITLLLVTHDTGIITEHATDIVCLNKTLHFHGDTDDYSSLTDNDFTKFYGHPVNLVTHDH; from the coding sequence ATGGCAAAGGCGATTGTTGCAATGAAGGATGTCGATTATGCTTACGACAATAATGCGGCTTTAAGCAACATTAACTTTGAAATTCCAAAAGGGGCATTTATGGGATTAGTTGGTCCAAATGGTGGCGGGAAAACAACACTAATTAAACTGATTCTGGGAATTCTTAAACCAGATCATGGCACTATTTCCCTGTTCAATCAGCCAATTACAAAATTTAAAGACTGGAATCAAATAGGTTTTGTTTCCCAGAAATCAAATTCTTTTAACAAAGGTTTTCCCGCTACTGTATTTGAGGTAGTTTCCATGGGGCTGACCGCCAAAATTGGTTATTTAAAATTTTTTAAGAAACAGGATAAAGCAAAAATACTAGAAGCAATTGAACAGGTTGGAATGAGCGATTACACACACCAAAATATCGGCAACCTGTCAGGAGGTCAGCAGCAGCGCATATTTATTGCGCGCTCACTCGTCAGTGATCCTCAACTGCTGATTCTGGATGAACCAACCGTTGGAGTCGATAATGAAAATGTGAAACGGTTCTATGAGTTGTTGCATCGATTAAATAAACAGCGAAACATTACATTATTATTAGTGACACACGATACAGGAATTATAACAGAACATGCTACCGACATCGTTTGCTTAAATAAGACATTGCATTTTCATGGCGACACAGATGATTACTCGTCCTTAACAGACAATGATTTCACTAAATTTTACGGACATCCTGTCAATCTGGTAACACATGATCATTAA
- a CDS encoding metal ABC transporter solute-binding protein, Zn/Mn family, with product MVFSYVAVYGFSVKNNYLLENRLKLKEELLLNRIGTFLSILLLLLIIMAGCSSPSSDENEQAGMKIYTSIYPIQYITERIGGDTVQVESVYPPGVDAHTYEPTTKEMTSIADSEAFIYLGAGMEGFAESAADALNSEDVALIELGKHEELFHTEKRNEDHHHDDGHHHGDHNPHIWLDPIRMIDMAGIIKGDLIELNPEEKELYVQNFTSLKKDLLALDKEFRTTLQNKENTEILVSHAAYGYWESRYGIEQIAISGLTSSDEPSQKELTQIIDKAKKDDINYVIFEQNGSDRVSQIIQEQIGAKALQIHNLSVLTEEDIQNDEDYFSLMKHNLSVLDQATD from the coding sequence ATGGTTTTTAGTTATGTCGCAGTTTATGGATTTTCTGTTAAAAACAATTATCTTTTGGAGAACAGACTTAAATTAAAGGAGGAACTATTGTTGAATAGGATTGGCACTTTTCTTTCGATATTATTATTATTATTAATCATTATGGCTGGCTGCAGTTCCCCATCCTCCGATGAGAATGAACAAGCTGGCATGAAAATCTATACATCCATTTATCCAATTCAATATATAACTGAACGAATCGGAGGAGATACTGTTCAGGTAGAATCAGTTTATCCCCCTGGAGTTGATGCGCATACGTATGAACCAACAACAAAAGAGATGACCTCGATTGCGGATAGCGAGGCGTTTATTTATTTAGGAGCAGGAATGGAAGGTTTTGCTGAAAGTGCTGCGGATGCATTAAACTCTGAGGACGTTGCATTAATTGAATTAGGTAAACACGAAGAATTATTCCATACGGAAAAGAGGAATGAGGACCACCACCATGATGATGGGCACCACCATGGTGACCACAATCCGCATATTTGGCTGGATCCAATCCGGATGATTGATATGGCTGGTATTATTAAAGGAGACTTAATTGAATTAAATCCGGAAGAAAAAGAACTTTATGTACAAAACTTCACATCACTGAAAAAGGATTTACTTGCACTGGATAAAGAGTTCCGTACAACATTACAAAACAAAGAAAATACAGAAATACTCGTATCCCATGCAGCATATGGATACTGGGAAAGCCGTTACGGTATTGAACAAATTGCGATTAGCGGCTTGACATCGAGTGATGAACCGTCGCAAAAGGAGCTTACACAAATTATTGATAAAGCTAAAAAAGACGATATAAACTATGTTATTTTTGAACAGAATGGGTCAGACCGTGTCTCACAAATTATCCAGGAACAGATTGGTGCAAAAGCGCTTCAAATCCATAATCTCTCTGTTCTGACGGAGGAAGATATACAAAATGATGAAGATTATTTTTCACTAATGAAACACAATCTCAGTGTGCTGGATCAAGCAACGGATTAA
- the copZ gene encoding copper chaperone CopZ, with protein sequence MQTTIDVRGMTCGHCEQAVKGALTALNGVEGVEVHLTAGKVDVTYDDAKVTIAAMRAAIEEQGYDVVA encoded by the coding sequence ATGCAAACAACAATAGATGTACGAGGGATGACTTGTGGACACTGTGAACAGGCAGTTAAAGGTGCACTAACCGCGCTTAATGGAGTAGAAGGCGTAGAAGTGCACTTGACAGCGGGAAAAGTCGATGTCACCTATGATGATGCAAAAGTAACAATAGCTGCTATGCGAGCAGCAATAGAGGAACAAGGCTACGACGTTGTTGCGTAG
- a CDS encoding DUF47 domain-containing protein: MFKKKSDKFSLYLVDFAKHLHKAADYFVNYKVKDSETLTEFATTIKQYESEADDKVHEIIKDLNQAFITPIEREDILQLTMNLDDIMDGMEEFSAMMDIYQIPSSDHYMDQFTGYILKCTNEISISMELIANNKLADVESHAIMIKDHEHNCDDLYRASLKNLFQLEKDPIKVIQYKEIYETLEEIADYCQNVANTLQSIIMKNA; this comes from the coding sequence ATGTTCAAAAAAAAGTCAGATAAGTTTTCCTTATACTTAGTCGATTTTGCTAAACATTTACATAAAGCAGCGGATTATTTCGTTAACTATAAAGTAAAAGACAGCGAAACACTAACGGAATTTGCAACAACAATAAAACAATATGAATCAGAAGCGGATGATAAGGTTCATGAAATTATAAAAGATTTAAACCAGGCCTTCATTACGCCGATAGAGCGTGAGGATATTCTTCAGCTTACCATGAATTTAGATGATATTATGGATGGCATGGAGGAGTTTTCAGCTATGATGGATATTTATCAAATTCCGTCTTCCGATCATTATATGGATCAGTTTACCGGCTACATATTAAAGTGTACAAATGAGATTTCCATATCAATGGAATTAATCGCCAATAATAAATTGGCAGATGTTGAGTCGCATGCAATTATGATTAAAGATCATGAACACAATTGTGATGATTTATATCGCGCATCACTAAAGAATCTGTTCCAATTAGAAAAAGACCCAATTAAAGTGATTCAATACAAAGAAATATATGAAACATTGGAAGAAATAGCTGACTATTGCCAGAATGTCGCAAACACACTGCAAAGTATTATAATGAAAAACGCTTAA